The following nucleotide sequence is from Streptomyces xiamenensis.
CTCGAACGAGTGGTCGTTACTGCGGCGTGACTTTACGGCATCGTGAGCGCGGCGTGGCTGCCGCGTGTGCGGATGGCCGGATAGCGTGCGTCACATGAAGGAACCCGCACCCCACGAAAACGACCCGTCCCAGCCCGTCCGGATGACGGCATGGGTGCGCGGCCACGTGCAGGGAGTGGGCTTTCGCTGGTACACCCGGGCGCAGGCGCTCGCCATCGGTGAGCTGCGCGGATTCGCCTCGAACCTCGCCGACGGCCGGGTCCAGATCGTGGC
It contains:
- a CDS encoding acylphosphatase, which codes for MKEPAPHENDPSQPVRMTAWVRGHVQGVGFRWYTRAQALAIGELRGFASNLADGRVQIVAEGPRERCERLLEWARAGDTPGRVDGVTEIWDTPRDRYPDFAIR